A genomic segment from Abyssibacter profundi encodes:
- a CDS encoding TorF family putative porin: MKLKSTMVAALSVAGIGAALPAQAELDASIGVASEYVFRGLASGSPQVWGGLDYSHRSGAYGGVWVSNTSAFGLDSDGDGQVDSVADGNEEVDFYAGWGNGLVDLGAIYYAYPSQPSQGGSSITEIYAGTAIGPFTGYLWYAPAGVDGPDDDEYLYVDLNVDTPLTDSTSLGWHVGYVEPLGDAYEVRASLPESDPNFVKNADDGRFDFGVSLNIQDYFLALTYLEGSGGGFSTIVGYSWALPVE; encoded by the coding sequence ATGAAACTGAAATCGACAATGGTCGCGGCGCTGTCCGTCGCTGGAATAGGCGCGGCGCTGCCCGCACAGGCCGAGCTGGATGCGAGCATCGGCGTGGCCTCCGAGTACGTGTTCCGTGGTCTGGCGTCGGGTTCTCCGCAGGTGTGGGGCGGGCTGGATTACAGCCATCGATCCGGCGCCTACGGGGGCGTTTGGGTCTCGAACACCAGCGCATTTGGTCTGGATTCCGACGGTGATGGACAGGTCGATTCCGTGGCTGATGGTAACGAGGAAGTCGACTTCTATGCGGGCTGGGGCAACGGTCTGGTCGACCTCGGGGCGATTTACTACGCCTACCCGTCACAGCCCAGCCAGGGCGGATCCAGCATCACCGAAATCTACGCGGGCACGGCCATCGGGCCGTTCACAGGTTATCTCTGGTACGCCCCCGCTGGCGTCGATGGGCCGGACGATGACGAGTATCTCTATGTCGACCTCAATGTCGACACACCGCTGACGGACAGCACGTCGCTGGGCTGGCATGTTGGCTATGTGGAGCCTCTTGGCGATGCCTACGAAGTTCGGGCTTCGTTACCAGAGAGCGACCCAAATTTTGTCAAGAATGCTGACGATGGTCGCTTCGACTTTGGCGTTTCTCTCAATATCCAAGACTACTTTCTAGCGCTCACTTATCTGGAAGGTTCCG
- a CDS encoding TorF family putative porin, translated as MEFKRSILSAAIVGATVFSSTAAAETSVNAGFMSDYLFRGIPQSGGTAAFGGIDYADASGFYAGAWAAQIGFAGGAGGAGSELDLYAGFSGESETLGYDFGAIYYYYSEEDEAVSSANEPDPSNNTFELYGSLSAGMFSLGLYFAPDTYFSFDGEAIGISVGFSAPITDAMTFDVSLQHNSGDGNELILQSLGSTDDSYIDYSIGINAESESGLFMGLSLVGTDIESPNAFGPGDDFEDEMKVIVSGGFAFDI; from the coding sequence ATGGAATTCAAACGTTCAATCTTGAGCGCAGCAATCGTTGGCGCGACAGTCTTTTCCAGCACTGCTGCGGCCGAAACCAGCGTCAATGCAGGCTTCATGAGCGACTACCTTTTCCGTGGCATTCCGCAAAGTGGCGGCACCGCGGCATTCGGTGGTATTGACTACGCGGATGCTTCGGGCTTTTATGCTGGAGCCTGGGCTGCTCAGATCGGATTCGCTGGCGGTGCAGGTGGTGCTGGTTCAGAGCTGGACCTATACGCTGGTTTCTCTGGCGAATCTGAGACTCTGGGCTACGACTTTGGCGCGATCTACTACTACTACTCAGAAGAGGATGAAGCGGTTTCCTCTGCGAACGAGCCAGACCCTTCTAACAATACCTTTGAGCTGTACGGAAGTCTTTCGGCTGGTATGTTTTCGCTGGGCTTGTATTTTGCGCCAGACACTTACTTCTCCTTCGATGGCGAGGCTATTGGCATCAGCGTTGGTTTTTCCGCGCCCATCACTGACGCGATGACATTTGATGTGAGCCTGCAGCACAACTCTGGTGATGGTAACGAACTGATCCTCCAATCACTTGGCTCCACAGACGACAGCTATATTGATTATTCGATCGGCATTAATGCTGAGTCAGAAAGTGGTCTCTTCATGGGGCTGTCGCTGGTTGGTACTGACATTGAGTCGCCGAATGCCTTCGGGCCAGGAGACGATTTTGAGGATGAAATGAAAGTCATCGTCAGCGGCGGATTCGCGTTCGACATCTAA
- a CDS encoding UvrD-helicase domain-containing protein, which yields MPKLNDRQQAAVEHVSGPLLVLAGAGSGKTRVITEKIGYLIEHAGVEPRHIAAVTFTNKAAREMRERVGKRVRRDAVGQMTISTFHRLGLDLLREEHDAIGLRANVSILDAEDTSALIRDLGVTEPDRIKIALRWISDQKQLLLSPADTAAAAESEADATLARLYEQYEAHLAAYNAVDFDDLIVKPTRLLQDDESVRNRWQRRIRYLLVDEYQDTNPVQYAMMRALVGVRARFTVVGDDDQSIYRFRGARPENLADLKVDYPELQVIKLEQNYRSTSRILRSANSVIERNTRLYEKTLWSALGEGTKVRVLNVPDDTVEAERVVSRMQTHRIRSNDNWSDYAILYRSNHQARLIEQALRAQGIAYKMTGGRSFFDRAEVKDLVAYLRLLANPDDDRAFLRIINVPRRELGPATLQRLGNYAQERGCALLQAAQEASALGLISGRQGAELARFCNWHERQSRTTAHMRPDHILAEIIAELAYRDWLAATTPDKVRADRKLKLVDELMDWTRRLAEDERSLDDVVNHFSLVDMLEKQDDGEGKDEVQLATLHASKGLEFPNVFIVGMVDGILPHENTEDVDEERRLFYVGITRAQATLTLTVPQQIKRGGELVDVPPSRFLQELPEADVDWPDAAADAAEQQAQRQKQIEALRARFGARSAQNAESD from the coding sequence ATGCCGAAACTGAACGACCGACAACAGGCTGCCGTCGAGCATGTCTCCGGCCCACTGCTCGTGCTGGCAGGCGCGGGCAGCGGCAAGACCCGCGTCATCACTGAAAAAATTGGCTATCTCATCGAGCATGCCGGCGTCGAACCGCGGCATATCGCAGCGGTGACCTTCACCAACAAGGCCGCCCGGGAAATGCGCGAGCGCGTGGGCAAACGCGTGCGCCGCGATGCAGTTGGGCAGATGACGATTTCCACCTTCCATCGCCTGGGCCTGGACCTGCTGCGCGAAGAGCACGACGCCATCGGCCTGCGCGCGAACGTGTCGATTCTGGATGCCGAAGACACCTCGGCGCTGATTCGCGACCTCGGTGTCACGGAGCCCGATCGCATCAAAATCGCCCTGCGGTGGATCTCGGATCAGAAGCAGCTGCTCCTCAGTCCGGCGGACACGGCTGCGGCCGCAGAATCCGAAGCCGACGCCACGTTGGCCCGCCTGTACGAGCAATACGAAGCGCATCTGGCGGCCTATAACGCCGTGGACTTTGATGACCTCATCGTCAAACCCACTCGCCTGCTGCAGGACGACGAATCCGTCCGCAACCGCTGGCAAAGGCGCATCCGCTACCTGCTTGTCGACGAGTACCAGGACACCAACCCCGTGCAGTACGCGATGATGCGCGCACTCGTGGGTGTACGGGCCCGGTTCACCGTGGTGGGCGATGATGACCAGTCGATTTATCGGTTTCGCGGCGCTCGGCCGGAGAACCTCGCCGATCTCAAGGTGGACTACCCCGAGCTGCAGGTCATCAAGCTGGAACAGAACTACCGGAGTACCAGCCGGATTCTCCGATCGGCCAACTCGGTCATCGAGCGCAATACGCGCCTGTACGAAAAGACGTTGTGGAGCGCGCTGGGCGAAGGCACCAAGGTTCGCGTGCTCAACGTGCCGGATGACACGGTCGAAGCCGAGCGGGTGGTCTCCCGCATGCAAACCCATCGGATTCGCAGCAACGACAACTGGTCTGACTACGCCATCCTGTACCGCAGCAATCATCAGGCGCGACTCATCGAGCAGGCCCTGCGGGCCCAGGGCATCGCCTACAAAATGACCGGAGGCCGTTCGTTTTTTGATCGCGCCGAAGTCAAGGACCTGGTGGCCTATCTGCGCCTGCTGGCCAATCCGGACGACGACCGGGCCTTTTTGCGCATCATTAACGTGCCGCGCCGTGAATTGGGCCCAGCCACGCTGCAGCGGCTGGGCAACTACGCTCAGGAACGCGGCTGCGCCCTGTTGCAGGCAGCCCAGGAAGCCAGCGCGCTAGGGCTGATCAGCGGCCGGCAGGGCGCGGAGCTGGCGCGCTTCTGCAACTGGCATGAGCGGCAATCACGCACGACGGCCCATATGCGTCCCGACCACATCCTCGCCGAAATCATCGCCGAGTTGGCCTATCGAGACTGGCTGGCCGCGACCACGCCCGACAAGGTGCGCGCGGACCGCAAGCTCAAGCTGGTCGACGAACTGATGGACTGGACCCGACGACTGGCCGAGGACGAGCGCAGCCTGGACGACGTAGTCAACCATTTCAGTCTGGTCGACATGCTGGAAAAGCAGGATGACGGAGAGGGCAAGGACGAGGTCCAGCTGGCCACGCTGCATGCCTCGAAGGGCCTGGAATTCCCCAACGTGTTCATCGTCGGGATGGTCGACGGCATTCTCCCCCACGAGAACACCGAAGACGTGGACGAGGAGCGGCGCCTGTTCTACGTGGGCATCACCCGCGCCCAGGCCACGCTGACGCTCACGGTGCCCCAGCAGATCAAACGAGGCGGTGAGCTCGTGGACGTCCCGCCCAGCCGGTTCCTGCAGGAACTCCCCGAAGCCGATGTGGACTGGCCCGATGCGGCCGCCGATGCCGCAGAACAACAGGCCCAACGTCAAAAGCAGATCGAAGCGTTACGGGCCCGCTTCGGGGCCCGCTCGGCGCAGAACGCCGAGTCGGACTAA
- a CDS encoding c-type cytochrome: MDSNHDKVFVTTFLGVIGFLVALTVVIAVIAGVITSEEDTDEIRQITRERVQSRIAPVGQVITDPNAIQVASSADAGGEDARSAEDIVQGLCAGCHSAGVAGAPKLDDTAAWQARLDAEGRDGLVNSVINGKGAMPPMAGDPSLSEAQVQESVDLMLEQAGV, from the coding sequence GTGGACTCAAACCACGACAAGGTATTTGTCACAACATTTCTGGGCGTAATCGGCTTTCTGGTTGCGCTGACCGTGGTGATCGCGGTGATCGCCGGTGTGATCACCTCCGAAGAAGACACCGACGAGATTCGCCAGATCACCCGCGAGCGCGTGCAGTCACGGATTGCGCCTGTGGGCCAGGTCATCACCGACCCGAATGCGATTCAGGTTGCCAGCAGCGCCGACGCGGGTGGTGAGGATGCGCGTTCGGCCGAGGACATCGTCCAGGGCTTGTGCGCCGGCTGTCACAGCGCCGGCGTGGCCGGTGCGCCCAAACTGGATGACACCGCAGCCTGGCAGGCACGTCTGGATGCCGAAGGTCGCGACGGGCTCGTGAACAGCGTGATCAATGGCAAGGGCGCGATGCCGCCGATGGCCGGTGATCCCTCGCTCTCCGAGGCCCAGGTTCAGGAGTCTGTGGACTTGATGCTGGAACAGGCGGGCGTCTAA
- a CDS encoding GGDEF domain-containing protein — MGIQIDYSGLRFASKPSEREFRTRFRDGGRLGRWAMVIACLVLTVPRPLLDTALLGAPASVHEGWQAWTVWLIPLAALACAATLLHRPWYALSTVATFTLAALGLAYSAQLTVALGRLSPDQPLTGLALCPLLFCVLVRARLLSGVLMAILTLATGSAAMHAAPEAFATRDYLVFVCLCAIAVVASLSVELTARRAWMARESLMWSATYDDLSGLLNRRAFEDQMDRVLRMAMRQRNSLCLLCVDIDHFKRVNDRYGHLAGDEVIRCVGEELRIACQRPLDLAGRMGGEEFLLAFYEVDAAQAVVLAERVLHRIRNLVVHPDSEQPIRVTVSIGAAVGTPLSHSTMRDFMCLADRLLYQAKRAGRDRVIHGQLDSSGHQTATPVTNPAGLQP, encoded by the coding sequence ATGGGGATTCAAATCGACTATTCGGGGCTGCGCTTTGCCTCGAAGCCATCGGAGCGGGAATTTAGGACCCGCTTCAGAGACGGGGGGCGACTGGGCCGCTGGGCCATGGTGATCGCCTGCCTGGTGCTAACCGTCCCGCGTCCGCTGCTGGATACGGCGCTGCTGGGCGCACCCGCCAGCGTGCATGAGGGTTGGCAGGCGTGGACGGTCTGGCTCATCCCCCTCGCCGCCCTGGCCTGCGCGGCCACCCTGCTCCACCGGCCCTGGTATGCCCTGTCGACGGTGGCCACCTTCACGCTGGCTGCCTTGGGCCTGGCGTACAGCGCACAGCTAACCGTGGCGCTGGGACGCCTCAGCCCGGACCAGCCACTCACCGGGCTGGCACTTTGCCCGCTGCTTTTTTGCGTACTGGTTCGAGCCCGCCTGCTGTCGGGTGTGCTGATGGCGATACTGACCCTGGCCACCGGCTCCGCCGCCATGCACGCCGCCCCGGAGGCCTTCGCCACACGCGACTATCTGGTCTTTGTCTGCCTCTGTGCCATTGCCGTGGTCGCCAGCCTGTCCGTTGAGCTGACCGCGCGCCGTGCCTGGATGGCCCGCGAATCCCTGATGTGGTCGGCGACGTATGACGATCTCTCGGGCTTGCTGAACCGGCGCGCCTTTGAGGACCAGATGGATCGGGTGCTGCGCATGGCCATGCGACAGCGCAATTCCCTCTGCCTGCTCTGCGTAGACATCGACCACTTCAAACGAGTGAATGATCGGTACGGCCACCTCGCCGGCGATGAGGTGATTCGCTGCGTGGGCGAGGAATTGCGCATCGCCTGCCAGCGTCCCCTGGATCTGGCCGGGCGCATGGGCGGCGAAGAATTCCTGCTGGCGTTTTACGAGGTGGACGCCGCGCAAGCGGTGGTGCTGGCTGAACGCGTCCTGCACCGGATCCGCAATCTCGTCGTCCACCCGGACAGCGAGCAGCCGATCCGGGTCACCGTCAGTATTGGTGCCGCTGTGGGCACGCCTCTGTCGCACTCGACCATGCGGGATTTCATGTGCCTGGCCGATCGCCTGCTGTATCAGGCCAAGCGGGCGGGACGTGATCGCGTCATCCACGGCCAGCTGGACTCAAGCGGCCATCAGACCGCGACGCCAGTCACGAATCCCGCAGGCCTGCAGCCCTGA
- a CDS encoding glycerophosphodiester phosphodiesterase codes for MSIRHITPAPRLRNPHPLVFGHRGARGHAPENTLLGIETGIRLGADWIEVDVHLNGGRPVLMHDMTLDRSTNGRGRVAEVTPDYLDALDAGRGQHVPTVQQAIECIDRRAGLNLELKARGLAEVIVHQIRHAVQVLGWDWSEILVSSFDLHELRQVKALEPRIAVGALYCGVPLDYAASAEALGAVSVHLSHEFLAPNLLADARARGLAIYVYTVNQPEEIERLRALGVDGLFTDYPERVAVLDRAA; via the coding sequence ATGTCGATCCGGCACATCACACCCGCCCCGCGCTTGCGCAATCCGCATCCGCTGGTCTTTGGCCACCGCGGTGCCCGCGGTCACGCTCCGGAGAACACACTACTGGGCATCGAAACCGGGATACGCCTGGGCGCAGACTGGATCGAGGTCGACGTTCATCTCAATGGCGGACGCCCGGTGCTCATGCATGACATGACACTGGACCGCAGCACCAACGGTCGCGGCCGGGTTGCCGAAGTCACCCCGGACTACCTGGACGCGTTGGATGCCGGGCGGGGTCAACACGTACCGACGGTGCAACAGGCCATCGAGTGCATCGACCGCCGAGCAGGCCTTAACCTGGAACTCAAGGCGCGTGGTTTGGCGGAGGTGATCGTGCACCAAATTCGCCACGCCGTGCAGGTCCTGGGTTGGGACTGGTCCGAAATCCTCGTCTCGAGCTTCGACCTGCATGAGCTTCGGCAGGTCAAGGCGCTAGAGCCACGCATCGCCGTCGGCGCGCTTTACTGCGGTGTACCGCTGGACTACGCAGCGAGCGCCGAGGCGCTGGGCGCGGTCTCCGTCCATTTGTCGCATGAATTTCTGGCGCCCAACCTGCTCGCGGACGCGCGGGCACGCGGGCTGGCGATTTACGTCTATACCGTGAATCAACCCGAGGAGATCGAGCGGCTCCGCGCCCTGGGCGTCGACGGGCTGTTCACGGACTACCCGGAACGCGTGGCCGTGCTGGACCGGGCCGCCTAA